A region from the Rubricoccus marinus genome encodes:
- a CDS encoding DUF2231 domain-containing protein — protein sequence MDATHLHLIVNHVPILGTLFALILGVYGAARRQPDVVRMALMALVVVGVASVVATRSGEGAEETVEHLPGVSERIIHEHEEAAEVANYGAIALAVLALGVLVWRRRETDIGRAPSVVVLVGAALVFGLMARAGNLGGQIRHTEIRDGTAEVRGPAVDADEVDHD from the coding sequence ATGGACGCCACGCACCTCCACCTCATCGTCAACCACGTCCCGATCCTCGGGACGCTCTTCGCCCTGATTCTCGGGGTCTACGGAGCAGCGCGCCGCCAGCCCGACGTGGTCCGGATGGCGCTGATGGCGCTCGTCGTCGTCGGTGTCGCCTCGGTCGTGGCGACCCGCTCGGGCGAGGGGGCCGAGGAGACCGTGGAGCACCTGCCCGGTGTCTCGGAGCGGATCATCCACGAGCACGAGGAGGCCGCCGAGGTCGCGAACTACGGGGCCATCGCGCTGGCCGTCCTCGCGCTTGGCGTGCTCGTCTGGCGCCGACGCGAGACGGACATCGGTCGTGCGCCCTCGGTGGTAGTGCTCGTCGGCGCGGCGCTCGTGTTCGGGCTGATGGCGCGGGCTGGCAACCTGGGCGGGCAGATCCGGCACACCGAGATCCGAGACGGTACGGCCGAGGTGCGAGGCCCCGCCGTGGACGCCGACGAGGTGGACCATGACTAG
- a CDS encoding M1 family metallopeptidase: protein MTRPLTLLATTALLALGLAGVPHAQPVADSVGHSTNAVFEPYALPTPNEYRSASGRPGPAYWQNRNDYRIEAALDTTTHTLSGTVRLTYTNESPEALDHLWFHLEQNLFREGSRGDRAQLDRGVTGRPENGYRLGTVTVDGQPVTPRITDTRMRVPLPEPLAPGGGRVEVVVPYTFVVPGPDTPRMGRMETARGTVYSVAQWFPRVAVFDDVNGWNAMPYLGAGEFYLGYGDVEMALTVPSTMTVVGTGELLNPDEVYTEAQRQRLAEARRSSDRVYVVGPDEVGTAAATPRRTGTTTWRYRAETVRDVSWAASAAFVLDGAAAPVPQEDGTTNDVLVLSAYPHEGIGTPEEPGWEEATRYGRASILNNSTWLPYPYPVAISVASHVGGMEYPMIHFSSVESRHFALFGVIDHELAHVWYPMIVGSDERRHAWMDEGFNTFVNELSARRFYDENDDPTIAGYGEAERAQGVMLLDPDVYARLSGRFASVDDPVLTYPDHLSGAGVGWNAYFKPGMGLRLLRTVVLDDGVFDEALREYTRRWAYKHPQPADFFRTVEDVSGEDLDWFWRGWFDSLAPYDAALVRLGLGDGIAVATVTHETDLVMPATVEFAFADGTTERVEIPVEAFFSEDEARAVIDLAGRTVVSARLDPDALAPDVDRANDARDL from the coding sequence ATGACTCGGCCCCTCACCCTCCTCGCGACCACCGCACTGCTGGCCCTCGGGCTGGCCGGTGTCCCCCACGCTCAGCCTGTTGCCGACTCGGTCGGCCACAGCACGAACGCCGTCTTCGAGCCCTACGCCCTCCCCACGCCGAACGAGTACCGCTCGGCGAGCGGGCGGCCCGGCCCGGCGTACTGGCAGAACCGGAACGACTACCGCATCGAGGCCGCGCTCGACACGACGACGCACACGCTCTCCGGGACCGTCCGGCTGACGTACACGAACGAGAGCCCCGAGGCCCTGGACCATCTGTGGTTCCACCTGGAGCAGAACCTGTTCCGCGAGGGCTCGCGCGGGGACCGGGCGCAGCTCGACCGGGGCGTGACGGGCCGCCCCGAGAACGGCTACCGGCTCGGGACGGTCACGGTCGACGGGCAGCCCGTGACGCCCCGCATCACGGACACCCGGATGCGCGTGCCGCTGCCCGAGCCGCTGGCGCCGGGCGGGGGCCGCGTCGAGGTCGTCGTGCCCTACACGTTCGTCGTGCCCGGCCCCGACACGCCCCGGATGGGCCGGATGGAGACCGCGCGCGGGACCGTCTACTCGGTGGCCCAGTGGTTCCCGCGCGTGGCCGTGTTCGACGACGTCAACGGCTGGAACGCGATGCCGTACCTCGGCGCGGGCGAGTTCTACCTCGGCTACGGCGACGTCGAGATGGCGCTGACGGTGCCGAGCACGATGACGGTCGTCGGGACGGGCGAGCTGCTCAACCCGGACGAGGTCTACACCGAGGCCCAGCGCCAGCGGCTGGCCGAGGCGCGCCGGTCGTCGGATCGCGTCTACGTCGTCGGCCCCGATGAGGTGGGGACGGCCGCCGCGACCCCGAGGCGGACCGGCACGACGACGTGGCGCTACCGGGCCGAAACGGTCCGCGACGTGTCCTGGGCGGCCTCGGCCGCGTTCGTGCTCGACGGCGCCGCCGCCCCGGTCCCCCAGGAGGACGGGACCACGAACGACGTGCTCGTGCTGAGCGCCTATCCGCACGAGGGGATCGGCACGCCCGAGGAGCCGGGCTGGGAGGAGGCCACGCGCTACGGCCGCGCCTCGATCCTGAACAACTCGACCTGGCTGCCCTACCCCTATCCGGTCGCGATCTCGGTCGCCAGCCACGTCGGCGGGATGGAGTACCCGATGATCCACTTCTCGTCGGTCGAGAGCCGCCACTTCGCGCTCTTCGGCGTCATCGACCACGAGCTGGCCCACGTCTGGTACCCGATGATCGTGGGCTCCGACGAGCGCCGCCACGCCTGGATGGACGAGGGGTTCAACACGTTCGTCAACGAGCTCTCGGCGCGGCGCTTCTACGACGAGAACGACGACCCGACGATCGCGGGCTACGGCGAGGCCGAGCGGGCGCAGGGCGTGATGCTGCTCGACCCCGACGTCTACGCGCGCCTGAGCGGCCGCTTCGCGTCGGTGGACGACCCCGTCCTGACCTACCCCGACCACCTCTCGGGCGCGGGCGTCGGCTGGAACGCCTACTTCAAGCCGGGGATGGGCCTGCGCCTGCTCCGGACGGTCGTGCTGGACGACGGCGTCTTCGACGAGGCGCTCCGCGAGTACACGCGGCGGTGGGCCTACAAGCACCCCCAGCCCGCCGACTTTTTCCGGACGGTCGAGGACGTCTCCGGCGAGGACCTCGACTGGTTCTGGCGCGGCTGGTTCGACTCGCTGGCGCCCTACGACGCCGCGCTCGTCCGCTTGGGTCTGGGCGACGGCATCGCGGTCGCGACGGTGACGCACGAGACGGACCTGGTGATGCCCGCGACGGTCGAATTCGCGTTCGCCGACGGGACGACGGAGCGCGTGGAGATCCCCGTCGAGGCCTTCTTCAGCGAGGACGAGGCGCGGGCCGTCATCGACCTGGCAGGCCGGACCGTGGTCTCAGCGCGGCTCGACCCCGACGCGCTGGCGCCCGACGTCGACCGGGCGAACGACGCCCGTGACCTCTAG
- a CDS encoding MBL fold metallo-hydrolase, translating into MTSPTVRFWGVRGSIPSPGPSTVRYGGHTTCASVDVPGGPVVVFDAGTGIRPLGQALRSDERDVLLFVTHVHWDHVVGYPFFEPLYEAGRTIRLFPIGLGEHPRPLDDLFEPRHFPVARDRLASPCDYVTDSAADVLAGYGLSVSAVRVAHPGVTAGYRLEVGGRSVVFVPDNELGAEAAAREAVTAFASGADLLIHDAQYLDSEIEARRGWGHSSVGEAVALAAAAGVGELVLFHHDPDRTDDELDAVGHDAAGRMAHVRPGTRVRVAREGLVIRP; encoded by the coding sequence ATGACTAGCCCGACGGTCCGGTTCTGGGGCGTCCGGGGGTCGATCCCCTCCCCCGGCCCCTCGACGGTGCGCTACGGCGGCCACACGACGTGCGCCTCGGTCGACGTGCCCGGCGGTCCGGTGGTCGTGTTCGACGCCGGGACCGGGATCCGCCCGCTCGGGCAGGCGCTGCGCAGCGACGAGCGCGACGTGCTGCTGTTCGTGACGCACGTCCATTGGGACCACGTGGTGGGGTACCCGTTTTTCGAGCCGCTCTACGAGGCCGGCCGGACGATCCGGCTGTTCCCCATCGGATTGGGCGAGCACCCCCGCCCGCTCGACGACCTCTTCGAGCCGCGCCACTTCCCCGTCGCGAGGGACCGCCTGGCCTCGCCGTGCGACTACGTCACCGACTCCGCGGCCGACGTGTTGGCGGGGTACGGGCTGTCTGTCTCGGCCGTCCGCGTGGCCCACCCCGGCGTGACGGCGGGGTACCGCCTGGAGGTCGGAGGTCGTTCGGTGGTGTTCGTACCCGACAACGAGCTCGGCGCGGAGGCCGCGGCGCGCGAGGCCGTGACCGCGTTCGCCTCCGGCGCCGACCTTCTCATCCACGACGCGCAGTACCTCGACAGCGAGATCGAGGCGCGGCGCGGCTGGGGCCACAGCAGCGTCGGGGAGGCCGTGGCGCTGGCCGCCGCGGCGGGCGTGGGCGAGCTGGTGCTGTTCCACCACGACCCCGACCGGACCGACGACGAACTGGACGCGGTCGGCCACGACGCCGCCGGTCGCATGGCCCACGTGCGTCCCGGAACGCGGGTGCGCGTGGCCCGCGAGGGGCTCGTGATCCGGCCGTGA
- a CDS encoding sulfite exporter TauE/SafE family protein, protein MTAAALASAFLFGLLGSGHCAGMCGPLVLAAAQRHRTAAELQVHQALYHLGKTLAYAALGAAAGVLAGLAGDGLAAVAQSGQRVLSVALGLGLVALGVALLLGKRLPEGSAWAFRLPLFGAVFRALVRERSLRASVGLGFLNGLLPCGLVYAGLGVAATTGSALGGALSMAAFGLGTAPALVAVGTLGYAARPAWRSRMQRAAGALLVLAGLPTILRATPLWGAIMHAMMGH, encoded by the coding sequence GTGACCGCCGCCGCCCTCGCGTCCGCGTTCCTGTTCGGCTTGCTCGGCAGCGGCCACTGCGCCGGGATGTGCGGCCCGCTCGTGCTCGCCGCCGCCCAGCGACACCGGACGGCCGCCGAGCTCCAGGTCCACCAGGCGCTCTACCACCTCGGCAAGACGCTCGCCTATGCCGCGCTCGGCGCCGCCGCCGGCGTGCTGGCGGGGCTCGCGGGCGACGGGCTGGCGGCGGTCGCCCAGTCCGGGCAGCGCGTCCTGAGCGTCGCGCTGGGGCTGGGACTCGTCGCGCTCGGCGTCGCGCTCCTGCTCGGCAAGCGACTCCCGGAAGGGAGCGCCTGGGCGTTCCGCCTGCCCCTCTTCGGCGCCGTGTTCAGGGCGCTCGTCCGCGAGCGCTCGCTGCGCGCCAGCGTCGGCCTGGGGTTCCTCAATGGGCTCCTGCCCTGCGGGCTCGTCTACGCCGGGCTCGGCGTGGCCGCCACGACCGGCTCGGCGCTCGGGGGCGCGCTCTCGATGGCCGCCTTCGGGCTCGGCACCGCGCCCGCGCTCGTCGCCGTGGGCACGCTGGGCTACGCCGCGCGGCCCGCCTGGCGCTCCCGGATGCAGCGGGCCGCGGGCGCGCTCCTCGTCCTCGCCGGGCTCCCCACAATCCTTCGCGCCACCCCGCTGTGGGGCGCGATCATGCACGCCATGATGGGCCACTGA
- a CDS encoding heavy metal translocating P-type ATPase, with the protein MTPSAPSPLHADLDPQTGELALTYDEAGMTAREADARAARLAGAIEADGTCACLVRVERSGGRSCGSCAERFAARMRAEPGVTDARASFHSGVLRVDYREGETSPEHLATTVRRLGVPTRDDEPDAAADGASWRREASFVVVAFVGLVGGLVAEWQGWTAVSWALYAVSYGFGGWYGARAGLDSLRHRTVDIDLLMILAALGALAIGAPFEGAMLLFLFSLSNTLQHVAIGRSRRAIEALMELRPDAAVIERNGAWVEVSVGEVRVGDVFRVGPGARMPLDGVVTSGRSEVDQASITGESVPVTKSVGDEVFGGTTVGGGALDVRVTKTADESAIARMIAMVEDAQSQKAETQRLIDRFEQPYALGVIAMTAVAIALPILGWGEAFEPAFYRAMTLMVAASPCALVISTPAAVLSAIAAAAKSGVLFKGGVTVEEAAKVRAVAFDKTGTLTAGETRLTDVVALGTLGEDELVALAAAVQARSEHHLARATVREAAARGLTVGAAEGFAAVAGRGVEAAVGGALVRIGNPAHSAGRRVENLDAALAEVERLRGQARTAVVVTETTASGERAVGVMAFADVLRPSAREVVAQLHALGVEHVAMLTGDTSAVGEAMGAEAGVDAVYADLLPEAKVALVRELEARYGGVAMVGDGVNDAPALAAATLGIAMGGAGTDVALETADVVLMADDLGKIPYLLRLSRRTRRTLAVNIAISLGAIVVMVATILGAGLALPLAVVGHEGSTVLVSLNGLRLLRATSR; encoded by the coding sequence ATGACCCCGAGCGCCCCGAGCCCTCTCCACGCCGACCTCGACCCTCAGACGGGCGAGCTGGCGTTGACCTACGACGAGGCAGGGATGACGGCCCGGGAGGCCGACGCCCGGGCGGCCCGGCTCGCGGGCGCCATCGAGGCCGATGGGACGTGCGCGTGCCTCGTGCGCGTCGAGCGGTCTGGGGGCCGGAGCTGCGGATCGTGCGCCGAGCGCTTCGCCGCTCGGATGCGGGCCGAGCCCGGCGTGACCGATGCCCGCGCCTCGTTCCACAGCGGCGTGCTCCGCGTGGACTACCGCGAGGGCGAGACGAGCCCCGAGCACCTCGCCACGACCGTCCGCCGGCTCGGCGTGCCGACGCGAGACGACGAGCCCGACGCCGCGGCCGACGGCGCGTCGTGGCGCCGGGAGGCCTCCTTCGTGGTCGTGGCGTTCGTCGGGCTCGTCGGCGGCCTCGTGGCCGAGTGGCAGGGCTGGACCGCCGTGAGTTGGGCGCTCTACGCCGTGTCGTACGGGTTCGGCGGGTGGTACGGCGCCCGCGCCGGGCTGGACTCGCTGCGCCACCGGACGGTCGACATCGACCTGCTGATGATCCTGGCCGCGCTCGGCGCGCTCGCCATCGGGGCGCCCTTCGAGGGGGCGATGCTGCTGTTCCTGTTCTCGCTCTCGAACACGTTGCAGCACGTCGCGATCGGGCGGAGCCGCCGCGCCATCGAGGCGCTGATGGAGCTCCGGCCCGACGCGGCCGTGATCGAGCGGAACGGCGCGTGGGTCGAGGTCTCGGTCGGCGAGGTGCGCGTGGGCGACGTGTTCCGCGTGGGGCCGGGCGCCCGGATGCCGCTCGACGGCGTCGTCACGAGCGGCCGGAGCGAGGTCGACCAGGCCTCGATCACGGGCGAGAGCGTGCCGGTCACAAAGAGCGTGGGCGACGAGGTCTTCGGCGGGACGACCGTCGGCGGCGGCGCGCTCGACGTGCGCGTGACGAAGACGGCCGACGAGAGCGCGATCGCGCGGATGATCGCGATGGTGGAGGACGCGCAGAGCCAGAAGGCCGAGACGCAGCGGCTGATCGACCGGTTCGAGCAGCCCTACGCCCTTGGCGTGATCGCGATGACGGCCGTCGCCATCGCCCTGCCCATCCTGGGCTGGGGCGAAGCGTTCGAGCCCGCGTTCTACCGGGCCATGACGCTGATGGTGGCCGCGAGCCCGTGCGCGCTCGTGATCTCGACGCCGGCGGCGGTCCTGAGCGCGATCGCGGCGGCGGCGAAGTCCGGCGTGCTCTTCAAGGGCGGCGTGACGGTCGAGGAGGCCGCGAAGGTTCGCGCGGTCGCCTTCGACAAGACGGGGACGCTGACGGCCGGCGAGACGCGCCTGACCGACGTCGTCGCGCTCGGCACGCTGGGCGAGGACGAGCTCGTCGCGCTCGCGGCGGCCGTCCAGGCGCGGAGCGAGCACCACCTGGCGCGGGCGACGGTCCGCGAGGCCGCCGCGCGCGGCCTGACGGTGGGCGCGGCCGAGGGCTTCGCGGCGGTCGCCGGGCGGGGCGTCGAGGCGGCCGTGGGCGGCGCGCTCGTGCGGATCGGCAACCCGGCGCACTCGGCTGGACGCCGCGTGGAGAACCTGGACGCGGCCCTCGCCGAGGTCGAGCGGCTCCGAGGCCAGGCACGCACGGCCGTCGTGGTGACCGAAACCACCGCCAGCGGCGAGCGGGCCGTCGGCGTGATGGCGTTCGCCGACGTGCTCCGCCCGAGCGCGCGTGAGGTCGTGGCTCAGCTTCATGCCTTGGGCGTCGAGCACGTGGCGATGCTGACCGGCGACACGTCCGCGGTCGGCGAGGCGATGGGCGCCGAGGCGGGCGTGGACGCGGTCTACGCCGACCTGCTGCCCGAGGCCAAGGTGGCGCTCGTCCGCGAGCTCGAAGCGAGGTACGGCGGCGTGGCGATGGTGGGCGACGGCGTCAACGACGCCCCCGCGCTGGCGGCGGCCACGCTCGGCATCGCGATGGGCGGGGCCGGCACCGACGTGGCGCTGGAGACCGCCGACGTGGTCCTGATGGCGGACGACCTGGGCAAGATCCCCTACCTCCTGCGGCTCAGCCGCCGCACGCGCCGGACGCTGGCGGTCAACATCGCGATCTCGCTGGGCGCCATCGTCGTGATGGTCGCCACGATCCTCGGCGCCGGGCTGGCGCTGCCGCTCGCCGTCGTCGGCCACGAGGGGAGCACCGTCCTGGTGAGCCTCAACGGCCTCCGGTTGCTGCGCGCGACGTCCCGGTGA
- a CDS encoding cupin domain-containing protein codes for MPSLPDFDDARFASAPLYAGAARVTGFAFRAGQGLKTHTVPDEAFLLVTEGSAGVTVDGTLHTLGPGDGIVLPAEVPHAVDAPTDARLVLIRSRA; via the coding sequence ATGCCGTCCCTCCCCGACTTCGACGACGCCCGGTTCGCCTCGGCGCCGCTCTACGCCGGAGCGGCGCGGGTGACCGGGTTCGCCTTCCGCGCAGGCCAGGGACTCAAAACGCACACGGTCCCGGACGAGGCGTTCCTGCTCGTCACCGAAGGATCGGCCGGGGTGACGGTAGACGGCACTCTGCACACGCTGGGGCCGGGGGACGGGATCGTCCTGCCCGCGGAGGTGCCTCACGCCGTCGACGCGCCGACCGACGCCCGGCTCGTCCTGATCCGATCCCGCGCATGA
- a CDS encoding TolC family protein: MRALLLPLLLLAVPASAQAPDSLTVFEALSLVERAHPLVRASEALATSREAAVGGVTAWAAPTLGYAVEGVGASGGFEQRIVAGVEVGPASLARAERQRLAAEARAYGFDADATRRALRARVVAAYVDLGVAESRVGLRLEAVALADSLVRVARLREEAGEGAGLETLRAELEAERARATLAAAVGQREAARAAAVASLGLPVDGAAAAPTLTLPDVLPPTGATAPLVAAAGARVEAAQASADAARASRRPVWSAEVFPQHFGGDTFGAGFQVGVRLPLGQGRIVASRVRAAEAARQSAEAERDGLAAERRASVAAAEARVRSARVTLEAARGAPVERAEALLALALRGYQLGEVTQPMLLGARQALLDAREVGLDAFRDALLAVVAWERVSGERVLFTD, from the coding sequence ATGCGCGCGCTCCTCCTGCCCCTCCTTCTGTTGGCGGTGCCCGCTTCGGCCCAGGCGCCGGACTCGCTGACGGTCTTCGAGGCGCTGTCGCTCGTCGAGCGGGCGCACCCGCTCGTCCGGGCCTCCGAGGCGCTCGCCACGTCGCGCGAGGCGGCCGTCGGCGGCGTCACCGCCTGGGCCGCGCCGACGCTCGGCTACGCCGTCGAGGGCGTGGGCGCGAGCGGCGGGTTCGAGCAGCGGATCGTAGCGGGCGTCGAGGTCGGCCCGGCATCGCTCGCTCGCGCCGAGCGCCAACGGCTGGCCGCCGAGGCCCGAGCCTACGGGTTCGACGCCGACGCGACCCGCCGTGCGCTCCGCGCCCGCGTCGTGGCCGCCTACGTCGACCTCGGGGTCGCCGAGTCGCGGGTGGGGCTCCGCCTGGAGGCCGTCGCGCTCGCCGACTCGCTCGTCCGCGTCGCGCGGCTCCGCGAGGAGGCGGGCGAGGGCGCCGGGCTCGAAACGCTCCGCGCCGAGTTGGAGGCAGAGCGGGCTCGCGCCACGCTCGCCGCCGCCGTGGGACAGCGAGAGGCTGCACGGGCCGCGGCCGTGGCGTCGCTCGGGCTTCCGGTCGACGGGGCCGCCGCCGCCCCGACGCTCACGCTCCCCGACGTCCTCCCTCCAACCGGTGCCACCGCGCCCCTCGTCGCCGCGGCCGGGGCCCGCGTCGAGGCCGCTCAGGCGAGCGCGGACGCGGCCCGGGCGTCGCGCCGTCCGGTGTGGAGCGCCGAGGTGTTCCCCCAGCACTTCGGCGGCGACACGTTCGGGGCAGGCTTCCAGGTCGGCGTGCGCCTGCCGCTCGGGCAGGGCCGGATCGTGGCCTCGCGCGTGCGTGCTGCCGAGGCCGCCCGCCAGTCGGCCGAGGCCGAGCGCGACGGGCTCGCGGCGGAGCGTCGGGCGTCGGTGGCCGCCGCCGAGGCCCGCGTCCGGAGCGCCCGTGTGACCCTAGAGGCCGCCCGGGGCGCGCCGGTCGAGCGCGCCGAGGCCCTGCTGGCGCTCGCGCTCCGGGGCTACCAGCTCGGCGAGGTCACCCAGCCCATGCTCCTCGGCGCGCGCCAGGCCCTCCTCGATGCCCGCGAGGTCGGGCTCGACGCCTTCCGCGACGCGCTCCTCGCCGTCGTGGCCTGGGAGCGCGTCTCGGGCGAGCGCGTGCTCTTCACCGACTGA
- a CDS encoding TlpA family protein disulfide reductase, with protein MGEPLDGWRRQWESPAGRRARRIAYWLVLAALAVVVVRRYLPDYDLADLGPAPPLAYADLDGETVRLDAFAGRVVVVNVWATWCPPCVVETPGFVDLAAEFEDDVQFLGVSADQDTSLVRPFGERYSVTYPLLVGPNLAGPPLAAPVLPTTYVVDRRGRIRMRHEGLLLEPALRPVLRELAREQP; from the coding sequence ATGGGCGAGCCCCTCGACGGGTGGAGACGCCAGTGGGAGTCGCCAGCGGGCCGGCGTGCCCGCCGCATCGCGTACTGGCTCGTACTCGCCGCGCTGGCGGTCGTCGTCGTCCGCCGCTACCTCCCGGACTACGACCTCGCCGACCTCGGCCCGGCGCCGCCTCTGGCGTACGCCGACCTCGACGGCGAGACGGTCCGACTCGACGCCTTCGCGGGCCGGGTCGTCGTCGTCAACGTCTGGGCGACGTGGTGCCCGCCGTGCGTGGTCGAGACGCCGGGCTTCGTGGATCTCGCGGCCGAGTTCGAGGACGACGTCCAGTTCCTGGGCGTCTCCGCCGACCAGGACACAAGCCTCGTGCGACCGTTCGGCGAGCGCTACAGCGTGACCTACCCGCTCCTCGTCGGTCCCAACCTCGCCGGACCGCCACTCGCCGCCCCAGTCCTCCCGACGACCTATGTCGTCGACCGGCGCGGCCGCATCCGGATGCGGCACGAGGGGCTGCTGCTGGAGCCCGCCCTCCGCCCGGTCCTCCGGGAGCTCGCCCGCGAGCAGCCGTAG
- a CDS encoding ferritin-like domain-containing protein: protein MSRLPLFVLALLVLSACDTSGGTDPSALSAEVTDALDAVLLDEHRAEAIYARVLLDFGDVRPFANIIGAEQTHAQALEGLFARYGLDRPANPYAAATVDGYPSVGAACAAGVEAEVDNAALYDRYLGLAMPDDVRRVLTSNRDASLDNHLPAFQRCAS from the coding sequence ATGTCGCGACTACCCCTTTTCGTCCTCGCCCTCCTCGTTCTCAGCGCGTGCGACACGTCGGGGGGCACGGATCCGTCGGCCCTCTCGGCCGAGGTCACGGACGCGCTCGACGCCGTGCTCCTCGACGAGCACCGCGCCGAGGCGATCTACGCCCGCGTGCTGCTCGACTTCGGGGACGTGCGCCCGTTCGCGAACATCATCGGCGCGGAGCAGACCCACGCCCAGGCCCTCGAAGGGCTCTTCGCCCGGTACGGCCTCGACCGCCCCGCCAACCCCTACGCCGCGGCTACGGTCGACGGCTACCCCTCCGTCGGGGCGGCCTGCGCGGCGGGCGTCGAGGCGGAGGTCGACAACGCCGCCCTCTACGACCGCTACCTCGGGCTCGCGATGCCCGACGACGTGCGCCGCGTGCTCACGTCCAACCGCGACGCCTCCCTCGACAACCACCTCCCCGCCTTCCAACGATGCGCCTCCTGA